Proteins encoded within one genomic window of Stigmatella aurantiaca:
- a CDS encoding isoamylase gives MSWTLGARYDSTKSNISFQVYSKNATRIELYIYKTAYGASEHSKYVMTKNATTSVWSTTVSVSALGAGTVYYGYRAWGPNWPYSTPWTKGSSTGFLSDVDANGNRFNPNKVLLDPYALEISHDPSNAQSTDGTVFASGPLYRHIDSGPRAPKGVVLAGDSQSIGTRPTRALKDDVIYEVHVRGLTRNDPAITAAYRGTYKGAALKAPALAALGVTAVEFLPLQETENDANDNVASTAGDNYWGYMTLNYFAPDRRYAYDKSAGGPTREFKEMVKAFHDNGIKVFVDVVYNHTGEGGAWKAGDASTYNVLSFRGLDNATYYSLTGDKQFNWDNTGVGGNYNTFNAKAQDLIVHSLAYWKDTLGVDGFRFDLASVLGNTQEHGGFNYQRDHTGTALNRILRDLSPRPGTGGVGTDFIAEPWAIGGNSYQVGNFPNGWAEWNGIYRDTFRKDQNQMGVETITPGQLATRFTGSADLYGEGNGDTRKPYHSINFMVAHDGLTLNDLYTCNSKNNNQPWPYGPSDGGEDNNHSWDQGGIAADQRKAARNGMAFLMLSAGVPMFNGGDEFLRTQACNNNVYNLDSDKNWLNYSLSADQAKFKTFTERLIAFRKAHPALRPASFYVGNDTNGNVMEQHRWFKPDGYVPDASYFDSGGNHAIAFRIDGTEFGDSASALYVAYNGWSGSVNFNLPWPGNGKSWYRVADTCPWAEASGVSAVAPGSEVQLGGEGYAYGLCGRGLLLLIAK, from the coding sequence GTGAGCTGGACGCTGGGGGCCCGCTACGACTCCACGAAGAGCAACATCTCCTTCCAGGTCTATTCGAAGAACGCCACGCGCATCGAGCTGTACATCTACAAGACCGCGTACGGCGCCTCGGAGCACTCGAAGTACGTGATGACCAAGAACGCGACCACCAGCGTCTGGTCGACGACGGTGTCCGTGTCCGCCCTTGGGGCGGGGACCGTGTACTACGGCTACCGGGCCTGGGGGCCCAACTGGCCGTACAGCACGCCCTGGACCAAGGGCTCCTCGACGGGGTTCCTCTCGGACGTCGACGCCAACGGGAACCGGTTCAACCCCAACAAGGTCCTGTTGGATCCGTACGCGCTGGAGATCAGCCATGATCCGTCCAACGCCCAGAGCACCGATGGGACGGTGTTCGCCTCCGGACCGCTCTACCGCCATATCGACAGTGGCCCCCGGGCGCCCAAGGGGGTGGTGCTCGCGGGGGACAGCCAGTCCATCGGCACCCGGCCCACGCGGGCCCTCAAGGACGATGTCATCTACGAGGTCCACGTGCGCGGCCTCACGCGCAATGATCCGGCCATCACCGCCGCCTACCGGGGCACGTACAAGGGGGCCGCGCTGAAGGCCCCCGCGCTCGCGGCGCTGGGCGTCACCGCCGTGGAGTTCCTGCCCCTGCAGGAGACGGAGAACGACGCCAACGACAACGTGGCGAGCACGGCGGGGGACAACTACTGGGGCTACATGACCCTCAACTACTTCGCGCCCGACCGGCGCTACGCCTACGACAAGTCGGCGGGCGGCCCCACGCGCGAGTTCAAGGAGATGGTCAAGGCCTTCCACGACAACGGCATCAAGGTCTTCGTCGACGTGGTCTACAACCACACGGGCGAGGGCGGGGCCTGGAAGGCGGGCGATGCCAGCACCTACAACGTCCTCTCCTTCCGCGGGCTCGACAACGCCACCTACTACAGCCTGACCGGCGACAAGCAGTTCAACTGGGACAACACCGGGGTGGGAGGCAACTACAACACCTTCAACGCCAAGGCGCAGGACCTCATCGTCCACTCGCTGGCGTACTGGAAGGACACGCTGGGCGTGGACGGCTTCCGGTTCGATCTGGCCTCGGTGCTCGGCAACACCCAGGAGCACGGCGGGTTCAACTACCAGCGAGACCACACCGGCACGGCGCTCAACCGCATCCTGCGGGACTTGAGCCCCCGGCCCGGCACCGGTGGGGTGGGCACCGACTTCATCGCCGAGCCCTGGGCCATCGGGGGCAACTCGTACCAGGTGGGCAACTTCCCCAACGGCTGGGCCGAGTGGAACGGCATCTACCGTGACACCTTCCGCAAGGACCAGAACCAGATGGGTGTGGAGACCATCACCCCGGGACAGCTCGCCACCCGCTTCACCGGCTCGGCGGACCTGTACGGCGAGGGCAACGGTGACACGCGCAAGCCCTACCACTCCATCAACTTCATGGTGGCCCACGATGGCCTCACGCTGAACGATCTCTACACCTGCAACAGCAAGAACAACAACCAGCCCTGGCCCTATGGCCCCTCGGATGGCGGCGAGGACAACAACCACAGCTGGGACCAGGGCGGCATCGCCGCGGACCAGCGCAAGGCCGCGCGCAATGGCATGGCCTTCCTGATGCTCAGCGCGGGCGTGCCCATGTTCAACGGTGGGGACGAGTTCCTGCGCACCCAGGCCTGCAACAACAACGTGTACAACCTGGACTCGGACAAGAACTGGCTGAACTACTCCCTGTCCGCGGACCAGGCGAAGTTCAAGACGTTCACCGAGCGGCTCATCGCCTTCCGCAAGGCGCACCCGGCGCTGCGGCCCGCGAGCTTCTACGTGGGCAACGACACCAACGGCAACGTGATGGAGCAGCACCGCTGGTTCAAGCCGGACGGCTACGTGCCCGACGCGAGCTACTTCGACAGCGGGGGCAACCACGCCATCGCCTTCCGCATCGATGGGACCGAGTTCGGTGACTCCGCCAGCGCCCTCTACGTCGCCTACAACGGGTGGTCGGGCAGCGTGAACTTCAACCTGCCGTGGCCTGGCAACGGGAAGAGCTGGTACCGGGTGGCGGACACCTGCCCCTGGGCGGAGGCAAGTGGCGTCAGCGCGGTGGCCCCCGGCTCCGAGGTGCAGCTCGGCGGGGAAGGGTATGCCTACGGCCTGTGCGGCCGGGGCCTGCTCCTGCTGATCGCCAAGTAA
- the hemE gene encoding uroporphyrinogen decarboxylase — protein MNDRLLKAARRQPTDTTPVWLMRQAGRYLPEYRAIRGNIAFLDLCKHPDLAAEVTVQPVTRLGVDAAIIFSDILIPVEAMGITLELGDKGPHFPQPVRTAADIERLAVPDPVEGTGFVAEAIRRTRKALNDSVPVIGFAGAPFTLAAYMVEGGGSKSYILIKRLLFEQPKLAHTFFQKLTDTLIPYLKMQVEAGAKIVQIFDSWGGELSPYDFERFSLPYLTRMVKELQATGVPVIVFGTGMSPHLPLLKRTGADVIGLDWRLPADEGRRVLGQDVAVQGNLDPLHLFLPREELEERVVDILKRAGPVGHIFNLGHGILPPTDPEAAKFLVEAVHRHGAALRQGTPAK, from the coding sequence ATGAATGACAGATTGTTGAAGGCCGCTCGCCGGCAGCCCACCGACACCACGCCGGTGTGGCTCATGCGTCAGGCGGGGCGCTACCTGCCGGAGTACCGCGCCATTCGCGGCAACATCGCGTTCCTCGACCTGTGCAAGCACCCGGACCTCGCCGCCGAGGTCACCGTGCAGCCCGTCACCCGCCTGGGCGTGGACGCGGCCATCATCTTCTCGGACATCCTCATCCCCGTGGAGGCGATGGGCATCACCCTGGAGCTGGGGGACAAGGGGCCGCACTTTCCCCAGCCCGTGCGCACCGCCGCGGACATCGAGCGGCTCGCCGTGCCGGACCCCGTCGAGGGCACGGGCTTCGTCGCCGAGGCCATCCGCCGCACGCGCAAGGCGCTGAACGACTCGGTGCCCGTCATTGGCTTCGCCGGGGCGCCGTTCACCCTGGCCGCCTACATGGTCGAGGGCGGCGGCTCCAAGAGCTACATCCTCATCAAGCGCCTGCTCTTCGAGCAGCCGAAGCTGGCGCACACGTTCTTCCAGAAGCTCACCGACACGCTCATCCCGTACCTGAAGATGCAGGTGGAGGCGGGGGCGAAGATTGTCCAGATCTTCGACTCGTGGGGTGGGGAGCTCTCCCCCTACGACTTCGAGCGCTTCAGCCTTCCCTATCTCACGCGCATGGTGAAGGAGCTGCAGGCCACCGGGGTGCCCGTCATCGTCTTCGGCACGGGCATGTCCCCCCACCTGCCGCTGCTCAAGCGCACGGGGGCGGACGTCATCGGCCTGGACTGGCGCCTCCCCGCGGACGAGGGGCGGCGCGTCCTGGGCCAGGACGTGGCGGTGCAGGGCAACCTGGACCCGCTGCACCTGTTCCTGCCCCGCGAGGAGCTGGAGGAGCGGGTGGTGGACATCCTCAAGCGGGCGGGCCCCGTGGGGCACATCTTCAACCTCGGCCACGGCATCCTTCCCCCCACGGACCCCGAGGCCGCGAAGTTCCTCGTCGAGGCGGTGCACCGCCATGGCGCCGCGCTTCGCCAGGGCACGCCCGCCAAGTAG
- the fadI gene encoding acetyl-CoA C-acyltransferase FadI, producing the protein MARERNGHPRVAIVRGLRTPFVKAGSVFSGLTALDLGKAVVQELVQRADIDPNEINQVVFGQVIPTLTAPSIAREVVIAAGLPRKIEAFTVARACATSIQSMTTAANAIAVGEADVIIAGGTESMSDAPIFTSRPLAHALVASSKAKSLAEKLKPFQKLQGRDLLPVPPAIAEYSTGMTMGESAEKMAKENGISREEQDRIALASHQNAARAWQEGRFDQEVMRIVVPPRYEDVAAKDNIVRGDTSLEALAQLKPAFDRKYGSITAGNASPLTDGAAALLLMSEEKARALGYEPLGYLRAHAYAATDPGDQLLQGPAYAVPVALQRAGMKLSDIDLVEMHEAFAAQVASNIQALASPAFAKKAGWSGPVGEVDRDRVNVNGGSIALGHPFGATGARIVTQALQELKRRNKNTVLCTVCAAGGLGAAVILERA; encoded by the coding sequence ATGGCACGTGAGAGAAACGGCCACCCACGGGTGGCCATCGTCCGCGGCTTGCGGACCCCGTTCGTGAAGGCGGGGAGCGTCTTCTCCGGACTGACCGCGCTGGACTTGGGCAAGGCGGTGGTTCAGGAGCTGGTGCAGCGGGCGGACATCGATCCAAATGAAATCAACCAGGTGGTCTTCGGCCAGGTCATCCCCACGCTGACGGCCCCCTCCATCGCGCGCGAGGTGGTCATCGCCGCGGGGCTGCCGCGCAAGATTGAAGCGTTCACCGTGGCGCGCGCGTGCGCCACCTCCATCCAGTCCATGACGACGGCGGCCAACGCCATCGCGGTGGGGGAGGCGGACGTCATCATCGCTGGCGGCACCGAGTCCATGTCGGACGCGCCCATCTTCACCAGCAGGCCCCTGGCGCACGCGCTGGTGGCCTCCTCCAAGGCCAAGAGCCTGGCCGAGAAGCTCAAGCCCTTCCAGAAGCTCCAGGGCAGGGACTTGCTGCCCGTGCCACCCGCCATCGCCGAGTACTCCACCGGCATGACGATGGGCGAGAGCGCGGAGAAGATGGCCAAGGAGAACGGCATCTCGCGCGAGGAGCAGGACCGCATCGCCCTGGCCTCCCACCAGAACGCCGCCCGGGCCTGGCAGGAGGGCCGCTTCGACCAGGAGGTGATGCGCATCGTCGTCCCGCCCCGCTACGAGGACGTGGCCGCCAAGGACAACATCGTCCGGGGCGACACCAGCCTGGAGGCGCTCGCCCAGCTCAAGCCGGCCTTCGACCGCAAGTACGGCAGCATCACCGCGGGCAATGCCTCGCCGCTCACGGACGGCGCCGCCGCCCTGCTGCTCATGAGCGAGGAGAAGGCCCGGGCGCTCGGGTACGAGCCCCTGGGCTACCTGCGGGCCCACGCGTATGCCGCCACGGACCCGGGAGACCAGCTCCTGCAGGGGCCCGCCTACGCGGTGCCCGTGGCGCTCCAGCGCGCGGGCATGAAGCTCTCGGACATTGATCTCGTGGAGATGCACGAGGCGTTCGCGGCCCAGGTGGCCAGCAACATCCAGGCGCTCGCCTCGCCCGCCTTCGCCAAGAAGGCCGGGTGGAGTGGCCCGGTGGGCGAGGTGGACCGGGATCGGGTCAACGTGAACGGCGGCTCCATCGCCCTGGGCCACCCGTTCGGGGCGACGGGGGCGCGCATCGTCACCCAGGCGCTCCAGGAGCTGAAGCGCCGGAACAAGAACACGGTGCTGTGCACCGTCTGTGCCGCTGGCGGCCTGGGGGCCGCGGTGATTCTGGAGCGTGCGTGA
- a CDS encoding tyrosine-type recombinase/integrase yields the protein MSVKVRPYIKRGKSGWEVDIMFKWPDGELYRERVKAPVSSKSGAKAWGEQRQSELLARGKQAKEEVKQRAVPTLEEFVPRFIEGYARANRQKPSTIISKESVLRIYLVPRFGQRRLDTLTHEDIQRLKADLKELSTKTVNNVLTVFNKLLKVAVEWGVLDKLPVTIKLLKAPKPTMSFYDFEEYERLVEAASKLDWRIQAMVLLGGDAGLRSGEILALEWTDVDLRRGQLHIRHSEWQGHVTVPKGGRDRRVPMTKRLAALLAANRHLKGPRVLYRDNGQPATRAAVSRWMAKAQKRAGLPVTRALHVLRHTFCSRLAMRGAPAKAIQELAGHENLSTTQRYMHLSPAAKDAAISLLDEAASRISGDILETEIALKEKPRG from the coding sequence ATGAGCGTGAAGGTCAGGCCGTACATCAAACGCGGTAAGAGCGGGTGGGAGGTGGACATCATGTTCAAGTGGCCCGATGGCGAACTGTACCGCGAGCGCGTGAAGGCTCCGGTCAGCTCGAAGTCGGGCGCGAAGGCGTGGGGCGAACAGCGGCAGTCCGAGCTGCTCGCACGCGGCAAGCAGGCCAAGGAGGAGGTGAAGCAGAGGGCGGTTCCGACGTTGGAGGAGTTCGTCCCCAGGTTCATCGAGGGCTACGCCCGGGCCAACCGGCAGAAGCCCAGCACCATCATCAGCAAGGAGTCGGTGCTGCGGATCTACCTGGTGCCCCGGTTCGGTCAGCGGCGGCTGGACACGCTGACGCACGAGGACATCCAGCGCCTCAAGGCCGACCTGAAGGAGCTGTCCACGAAGACGGTGAACAACGTCCTCACCGTCTTCAACAAGCTGCTGAAGGTGGCGGTGGAGTGGGGTGTCCTCGACAAACTGCCGGTGACCATCAAGCTGCTCAAGGCCCCGAAGCCCACCATGTCGTTCTACGACTTCGAGGAGTACGAGCGGCTGGTCGAGGCGGCCAGCAAGCTGGACTGGCGCATCCAAGCCATGGTGCTGCTCGGTGGAGACGCGGGCCTGCGCAGCGGAGAGATCCTTGCGCTGGAGTGGACGGACGTGGACCTCCGGCGAGGACAGCTCCACATCCGGCACTCAGAGTGGCAGGGTCACGTCACCGTGCCCAAGGGCGGGCGTGATCGACGGGTGCCCATGACGAAGCGGCTGGCCGCGTTGCTGGCGGCCAATCGGCATCTGAAGGGACCGCGTGTTCTCTACCGGGACAACGGCCAACCGGCGACCCGGGCGGCCGTCTCCCGCTGGATGGCGAAGGCGCAGAAGCGGGCGGGGCTGCCGGTGACACGGGCGCTCCACGTCCTCCGTCACACCTTCTGCTCGCGGCTGGCGATGCGAGGGGCGCCTGCCAAGGCAATCCAGGAGCTGGCCGGGCACGAGAACCTCTCCACCACCCAGCGCTACATGCACCTGAGCCCGGCAGCCAAGGACGCGGCGATCAGCTTGCTGGATGAGGCAGCCTCCCGGATTTCTGGAGACATCCTGGAGACGGAGATCGCGCTGAAGGAGAAGCCCAGGGGCTGA